In the genome of Coraliomargarita algicola, one region contains:
- a CDS encoding HU family DNA-binding protein: protein MNKAELVAEVQKSLGADTSKAAAERAIEAVLEGIKKGVKKDKNVQLIGFGTFSVTKRAARDGINPQTGEKIKIKASKAVKFKAGAGLKAVL from the coding sequence ATGAACAAAGCAGAACTCGTTGCAGAAGTACAAAAATCACTCGGTGCAGACACCTCCAAAGCAGCCGCAGAGCGTGCGATTGAGGCCGTGCTCGAAGGCATCAAAAAGGGTGTTAAAAAGGACAAAAATGTCCAACTGATCGGTTTCGGAACTTTCTCTGTGACAAAGCGCGCAGCTCGTGACGGTATCAACCCACAAACTGGCGAGAAAATCAAAATTAAGGCTTCTAAAGCTGTTAAATTTAAGGCGGGTGCAGGCCTCAAGGCAGTCCTCTAA
- the leuC gene encoding 3-isopropylmalate dehydratase large subunit encodes MGKSLFEKVWDAHAVRQLANGQTQLLIGTHLIHEVTSPQAFGMLRDRDLKVQYPHRTFATVDHIVPTNEAVEPYSDPLAQGMIEELRKNCAENNVTFFDTNTGKQGVVHIVGPEQGITQPGTTIACGDSHTATHGAFGAIAFGIGTSQVRDVLATQTIALNKLKVRRINVNGTLPPGVYAKDVILHIIRLLGTQGGTGFAYEYAGTTFDNFTMEERMTVCNMSIEGGARVGYVNPDDTTFEYLKGRPYSPKGTAWEAAVEQWKSFASDDDCTFDDVVDIDASQIQPTVTWGITPGQGVGIEENIPTVADAPTQSERDSVAEALEYMQFEGGSPIKGKKIDVAFIGSCTNGRLSDFQEVAKYVKGHKVAEGVQAIVVPGSQVVAKIAEELGLDKIYIEAGFEWRAAGCSMCLAMNPDKLIGDQLCASSSNRNFKGRQGSPTGRTMLMSPLMVAAAAVTGQVSDAREVFGFASANA; translated from the coding sequence ATGGGCAAAAGCTTATTTGAAAAAGTATGGGACGCGCACGCCGTTCGCCAGTTGGCAAACGGGCAGACGCAATTATTAATCGGTACGCACCTTATTCATGAGGTTACGAGTCCGCAGGCCTTTGGAATGCTCCGTGATCGTGATTTGAAAGTGCAGTACCCGCATCGCACATTTGCGACAGTTGACCACATCGTGCCGACCAATGAGGCTGTCGAACCTTACAGCGATCCGCTTGCTCAGGGAATGATCGAAGAGCTACGTAAGAATTGTGCCGAGAACAATGTAACTTTCTTCGATACAAATACAGGTAAGCAGGGCGTCGTTCACATCGTCGGTCCAGAGCAGGGCATCACGCAACCCGGCACCACGATCGCTTGTGGGGATTCGCATACTGCGACTCACGGGGCTTTTGGTGCGATTGCCTTTGGTATTGGCACCAGCCAGGTGCGCGATGTGCTCGCGACTCAAACCATTGCTCTGAACAAGCTCAAGGTGCGCCGTATCAATGTGAACGGCACATTGCCTCCCGGTGTGTATGCCAAGGATGTGATCTTACATATCATTCGTTTGCTCGGGACTCAAGGTGGCACTGGATTCGCCTATGAGTATGCGGGGACCACTTTCGATAACTTCACGATGGAAGAGCGGATGACTGTCTGCAACATGTCGATCGAGGGCGGTGCCCGTGTCGGCTATGTCAATCCTGACGACACCACTTTCGAGTATTTGAAAGGCCGTCCTTATTCTCCTAAGGGAACGGCTTGGGAGGCTGCGGTTGAGCAATGGAAGTCTTTCGCCTCTGACGATGACTGCACTTTCGATGACGTCGTGGACATCGACGCATCGCAAATTCAGCCGACTGTGACTTGGGGGATTACGCCAGGTCAAGGTGTGGGTATTGAAGAAAATATTCCTACTGTGGCGGATGCGCCGACCCAGTCGGAGCGTGACTCGGTCGCTGAGGCCCTCGAATACATGCAGTTTGAAGGTGGCAGCCCGATCAAGGGCAAGAAGATCGATGTTGCATTCATCGGTTCTTGCACCAACGGCCGCTTGTCTGACTTTCAGGAAGTCGCCAAATACGTCAAGGGCCACAAAGTGGCAGAGGGCGTGCAAGCCATCGTGGTTCCCGGCTCGCAAGTCGTGGCTAAAATCGCTGAAGAGCTTGGCTTGGATAAAATCTATATCGAAGCTGGTTTCGAATGGCGTGCCGCAGGTTGCTCCATGTGCTTGGCGATGAATCCCGACAAGTTGATCGGCGATCAATTGTGTGCGAGTTCCTCCAACCGTAACTTCAAAGGCCGTCAAGGTAGTCCCACGGGACGCACAATGCTCATGAGCCCACTCATGGTCGCCGCCGCTGCAGTGACCGGACAAGTTTCTGATGCCCGTGAGGTCTTCGGATTCGCTTCCGCTAATGCTTAA
- the leuD gene encoding 3-isopropylmalate dehydratase small subunit codes for MPATPIKQVTGKGVFVPGDDIDTDRIIPARFMKCITFDGLGDYLFYDVRKTESGEDKKHNLNDPRFAGASILVSGNNFGCGSSREHAPQSILRAGYSAVIAGSFAEIFFGNSTNLGVVCVIASDADRASIAQAIEANPEIELTIDIEDHKIWFGDQSVPCDIKPGARDSLLSGNYDPLDELLEGAGDVAKTAGALPYMQA; via the coding sequence ATGCCAGCCACACCTATTAAACAAGTCACCGGTAAGGGCGTTTTTGTCCCCGGCGACGATATTGATACCGATCGCATCATTCCTGCACGCTTCATGAAGTGCATCACCTTCGACGGTCTCGGCGATTATCTTTTCTACGACGTTCGTAAGACTGAATCGGGAGAAGATAAAAAGCACAATCTGAATGATCCGCGCTTTGCCGGCGCATCCATCCTAGTCAGCGGCAACAACTTCGGTTGTGGCAGCTCTCGTGAGCACGCGCCGCAGTCTATTTTGCGAGCAGGCTACAGTGCTGTGATCGCAGGCAGTTTTGCGGAGATCTTCTTTGGTAACTCCACGAATCTGGGCGTGGTTTGTGTGATCGCCAGTGACGCCGACCGTGCTAGCATCGCACAAGCAATCGAGGCCAATCCGGAAATCGAGCTTACCATCGACATCGAAGATCACAAAATCTGGTTCGGCGATCAGTCGGTGCCATGCGATATCAAGCCCGGTGCACGTGATAGCTTGCTGAGCGGTAATTATGATCCGCTGGATGAGCTACTTGAAGGGGCGGGGGATGTCGCAAAGACCGCCGGCGCCTTGCCTTATATGCAAGCGTGA
- a CDS encoding YqaE/Pmp3 family membrane protein, whose product MDNKIVLILLAIFLPPVAVALKSGAGKSLLINIILCFLFYIPAVIHALLVVL is encoded by the coding sequence ATGGACAATAAAATCGTTCTCATCCTACTTGCCATTTTTCTGCCTCCAGTTGCAGTTGCGCTAAAGTCGGGTGCAGGCAAGTCATTGCTGATTAATATTATTCTATGCTTTCTGTTCTACATTCCAGCCGTGATTCACGCGCTGTTAGTTGTACTCTAA
- a CDS encoding MotA/TolQ/ExbB proton channel family protein, with protein sequence MDIFTHAGIFIYPLALCSLVAVFITFERLLALRPSRVMPASLVDAFVSGKFDGIESNQNSVAGRIVHFYRSRRADADSLQAYARLEVSRMERGVFLLEVVIGAAPLIGLLGTVTGLTQVFSGFSAETGLPDPAAFIRGIALALNTTILGLAIAIPALAAHAYVLRRVEFMAARIGLGVQALLQSEQD encoded by the coding sequence ATGGACATCTTTACTCACGCAGGAATTTTTATCTATCCGCTCGCACTTTGTTCCTTGGTGGCGGTTTTCATCACCTTTGAGCGATTGCTCGCTTTACGTCCATCCCGAGTGATGCCCGCTTCGTTAGTGGATGCTTTCGTTTCGGGGAAATTTGACGGAATTGAGTCGAATCAAAATTCCGTGGCCGGGCGCATCGTTCACTTCTATCGTTCGCGTCGTGCCGATGCGGACTCACTCCAAGCTTATGCGCGACTTGAAGTCAGCCGTATGGAACGAGGCGTTTTTTTATTAGAAGTTGTGATCGGTGCTGCGCCTTTGATTGGTCTTTTGGGGACGGTGACCGGCTTGACTCAAGTCTTTAGTGGCTTCTCTGCGGAGACGGGCTTGCCGGACCCAGCTGCCTTTATTCGCGGTATTGCGCTCGCGCTGAATACCACCATTTTGGGCCTTGCCATTGCCATACCAGCCCTGGCGGCCCACGCTTATGTGCTGCGGCGCGTGGAGTTTATGGCTGCACGCATCGGACTCGGTGTGCAGGCTCTGCTTCAATCTGAACAGGACTAG
- a CDS encoding ExbD/TolR family protein → MDPTSDLIRRRRRQPVINIVPLVDVLTVLLFFFLVTMQFKQVSSLNITVPKIETAGENEIQEQIVIALSPEGEFYLNDRPVDKPALEAAMKLAGELTPDMPILLVADEEVPLRYVTEVMDVCRSHQLNKIRLQSR, encoded by the coding sequence ATGGACCCCACATCTGATTTGATTCGTCGCCGCCGGCGACAACCTGTCATCAACATTGTGCCTTTGGTCGATGTATTGACCGTCTTGTTGTTCTTCTTCCTGGTCACGATGCAGTTTAAGCAGGTCAGTTCACTGAATATCACCGTGCCAAAGATTGAGACCGCCGGCGAAAACGAGATCCAAGAGCAAATCGTGATCGCGTTGAGCCCTGAAGGGGAATTTTACTTAAATGACCGGCCGGTTGACAAGCCAGCGCTCGAGGCTGCGATGAAGCTCGCTGGAGAGCTTACGCCTGACATGCCCATCTTACTCGTCGCCGACGAGGAAGTGCCGCTCCGGTATGTGACTGAAGTGATGGATGTCTGTCGCAGTCATCAGCTGAATAAGATTCGCTTGCAGTCGCGATAA
- a CDS encoding DoxX family protein produces MKAPAYSTNLGLFVLRIGIGSMFILHGLPKLMGGTAAWEQVAQHGLPFLPAGNISIAFGLAAAIAEFGGGILLILGCYHRIVCSALMGTMAVAFSTKLGAVTGYQNFALEAGWPLELLIVFIALFLTGPGRWRIGAGKS; encoded by the coding sequence ATGAAAGCACCCGCCTACTCAACCAACCTTGGACTCTTCGTTTTACGCATCGGTATCGGCAGCATGTTCATCCTACACGGACTGCCTAAGCTAATGGGTGGTACCGCAGCTTGGGAGCAAGTGGCTCAGCACGGCCTCCCCTTTTTGCCAGCTGGCAATATATCCATCGCATTTGGTCTCGCAGCAGCCATAGCTGAGTTTGGCGGCGGCATCCTACTCATACTAGGATGTTACCATCGGATCGTCTGCAGCGCGCTGATGGGCACGATGGCAGTGGCCTTCTCGACCAAGCTCGGTGCGGTCACGGGCTACCAGAATTTCGCCTTAGAAGCAGGCTGGCCATTGGAATTATTGATCGTCTTTATAGCCTTATTCCTCACAGGCCCAGGGCGCTGGCGAATCGGCGCAGGAAAATCTTAG
- a CDS encoding PEP-CTERM sorting domain-containing protein yields MKTTYLLVGSLLAATSLNAATGFFGTTSIIADGNTSDVSTLTSFGNISNAATFEIQGFDLNTFEDNGSEITHMNMFWTIDGFTNIHQIQLTPAPTKIGNDRNWVISSSTQDLVTNNGLGTIAEGDYTFQAYFEGYTNGTNTAGNIFLNNGGSNYQATFTIVPEPGIYALIAGLLGLSFVALKRRQA; encoded by the coding sequence ATGAAAACAACGTACTTACTGGTAGGCAGCTTGTTGGCTGCGACTTCACTGAATGCCGCAACGGGCTTCTTCGGAACAACCTCAATCATTGCTGATGGGAATACTTCCGACGTTTCGACATTAACTTCTTTTGGCAATATTAGTAATGCTGCGACCTTCGAAATTCAGGGCTTCGACCTCAACACCTTTGAAGATAATGGTTCTGAGATCACGCACATGAACATGTTCTGGACGATTGATGGCTTCACCAACATACACCAAATACAGCTAACTCCAGCACCTACCAAAATTGGTAATGATCGTAACTGGGTCATCTCCTCTTCAACTCAAGACTTAGTCACCAACAACGGTTTAGGCACGATTGCAGAGGGCGATTATACATTTCAGGCATACTTCGAAGGCTACACCAACGGCACAAACACGGCTGGAAATATCTTCCTAAACAACGGCGGCTCAAACTACCAAGCGACATTTACAATTGTTCCAGAACCAGGGATATACGCACTGATCGCAGGCCTTCTGGGGCTCTCTTTTGTCGCGCTCAAGCGCCGCCAAGCGTAA